The following are from one region of the Cloacibacterium normanense genome:
- the dtd gene encoding D-aminoacyl-tRNA deacylase, producing MKIVVQRVKEASVAVEGKIVGEISQGLLLLIGVDESDTQEDANWLIKKVVDLRIFSDSEGKMNLSVKDVAGEILCISQFTLISDYKKGNRPSYIKAAKPEKAIPLFEYFKSEIAKSGLKIESGIFGADMKVSLLNDGPVTLVLDSITKA from the coding sequence ATGAAAATAGTAGTTCAACGTGTAAAAGAAGCATCTGTAGCAGTAGAAGGAAAAATTGTAGGAGAAATTTCTCAAGGCTTACTCCTTCTCATCGGTGTAGATGAAAGCGATACTCAAGAAGATGCCAATTGGTTAATAAAAAAAGTGGTAGACTTAAGGATTTTTTCTGATTCTGAAGGAAAAATGAATCTTTCTGTAAAAGATGTAGCGGGAGAAATTTTATGCATCAGCCAATTTACTTTAATCTCGGATTACAAAAAAGGCAATAGACCATCTTATATAAAAGCAGCTAAACCAGAAAAAGCCATTCCTTTATTTGAATATTTTAAATCTGAGATTGCTAAATCTGGCCTAAAAATAGAAAGTGGGATTTTCGGGGCAGATATGAAAGTATCTTTACTGAATGACGGTCCTGTAACTCTGGTTCTGGACAGTATCACCAAAGCGTAG
- a CDS encoding T9SS type A sorting domain-containing protein → MKKNLLTLSLVGVCAFVNAQLTYLGNGALVHVQDKALVYSGGGVKLDGNAKVNTIGDFMVVTPSQSFEVAPTADFRLQYSSPSVYGQLYIKGMPQANITGKINKEYVDVKHGNTGRQQVALPFYNYSITDLQASLPHINVANSALTVTGRFNKRSVFKWNNTTAAFDQLTTTLTPTVVGKPTDYYILSRRLYDGTEVWNPTLVAENPNANLQGYVPSSASDLYSANSMKKIFKGVPVSDLNTADTEVTLAGAFSGSFGTNGATKNAYNEIYNTYVDDPFVTTKWSADYGKNLYQHGNPYLTNIDLSLVKKGTAATDDENAISNLNGISYYTSGIENSFPVGTIYTSTTAVVRTFDSAGNVNGGLANDLVIKPMQEFMIKLSDNTSQTLKFSKTRRFAQTARPEATPYSVTARVSNAPVVTKQLGVVLYDANDTEIGRTFYIVNNEAVSGFSPENARMQATTGSTSIYTKEEQLSGGADVNANYNLFINEANEVDFSGKEIPLVVNNANAAKLKFFLIEGGKLVEDKGNLSNGKSFYYSNNGTLTKIKSGDTFSLTNTNFTYGLFYEQPAGVLGTSELLKGQTIVAKKDQGYIVRFNKNWKQADIEVYSSVGQLLHSAKKVSTYDDYKLPLDNVTNGVYIVKIKSNDGEIVTKKVIK, encoded by the coding sequence ATGAAAAAAAATTTACTCACATTATCTTTAGTAGGAGTGTGCGCTTTCGTGAATGCACAACTCACTTACTTAGGAAACGGTGCTCTAGTCCATGTTCAGGATAAAGCATTAGTTTACAGTGGAGGTGGTGTAAAACTTGATGGAAATGCTAAAGTAAATACCATAGGAGACTTTATGGTCGTTACCCCTTCTCAAAGTTTTGAAGTTGCTCCAACTGCTGATTTTCGTTTACAATATTCTTCTCCTTCTGTTTATGGTCAATTGTATATTAAAGGCATGCCTCAAGCCAATATAACAGGTAAGATAAACAAAGAATATGTAGATGTAAAACACGGAAATACAGGAAGACAGCAAGTTGCACTTCCTTTCTATAATTATTCAATTACTGATTTACAAGCTTCATTACCACATATTAATGTGGCTAATTCTGCCTTAACTGTAACAGGCAGATTTAATAAAAGATCAGTTTTTAAATGGAATAATACCACCGCTGCTTTTGATCAATTAACTACTACTCTTACTCCAACTGTAGTAGGAAAACCAACAGATTATTACATCTTGTCTAGAAGGTTGTATGACGGAACTGAAGTTTGGAATCCAACGTTAGTTGCAGAAAATCCAAATGCAAATTTGCAGGGATATGTACCTTCTAGCGCGTCTGATTTATACTCTGCGAACTCTATGAAAAAAATCTTCAAAGGAGTTCCAGTGTCTGATTTAAATACCGCAGATACAGAAGTTACACTTGCGGGAGCTTTTAGTGGAAGTTTCGGAACAAATGGTGCTACTAAAAATGCATACAATGAAATTTATAACACTTATGTAGATGATCCTTTTGTAACTACAAAATGGAGTGCCGATTATGGTAAAAACCTTTATCAGCATGGGAATCCTTATTTAACTAATATAGATTTATCATTAGTGAAAAAAGGAACTGCAGCAACTGATGATGAAAATGCAATTTCTAATTTAAATGGTATTTCTTATTACACTTCAGGTATTGAAAATTCTTTCCCAGTTGGTACTATTTATACTTCTACCACTGCTGTTGTTAGAACTTTTGACTCTGCAGGAAATGTAAATGGAGGCCTTGCAAATGATTTGGTAATAAAGCCTATGCAAGAATTTATGATTAAGCTATCAGACAATACTTCTCAAACTTTAAAATTTTCAAAAACAAGAAGATTTGCTCAAACAGCAAGACCTGAAGCTACTCCTTATTCTGTAACCGCTAGAGTAAGTAATGCACCAGTAGTTACCAAGCAGTTAGGTGTAGTATTGTATGATGCTAATGATACTGAAATAGGAAGAACGTTTTATATTGTAAATAACGAAGCAGTTTCTGGATTCTCTCCTGAAAATGCTAGAATGCAAGCTACTACAGGTTCTACTTCTATTTATACTAAGGAAGAACAACTTTCTGGAGGTGCAGATGTAAATGCTAATTATAATTTATTTATCAATGAAGCAAATGAAGTAGATTTTTCAGGGAAAGAGATTCCTTTGGTTGTTAATAATGCGAATGCAGCTAAATTAAAATTCTTCCTAATTGAAGGAGGTAAGTTAGTGGAAGATAAAGGTAATTTATCAAACGGAAAATCATTTTATTACAGCAATAATGGTACATTAACCAAAATTAAAAGCGGTGATACATTTTCCTTAACAAATACCAACTTTACTTACGGTTTATTCTATGAACAACCAGCAGGAGTTCTAGGCACTTCTGAACTTTTAAAAGGTCAAACAATTGTAGCTAAAAAAGATCAAGGATATATTGTAAGATTTAATAAGAATTGGAAACAAGCAGATATTGAAGTTTATTCTTCTGTAGGTCAATTATTACATTCTGCTAAAAAAGTTTCTACATATGATGATTATAAACTACCTTTAGATAATGTTACTAATGGAGTTTATATCGTAAAAATTAAGTCTAATGATGGAGAAATAGTAACCAAGAAAGTAATAAAATAA
- a CDS encoding ExbD/TolR family protein has product MARVKPKRHGVVTDMTAMCDVTFLLLTFFIMTTQFKKPDVEQIKPPTSISEKLLPDGNLMTVNVTPDGKFYFAAVENFNERSELLDKMGAKYGVKFSEEEKVAFFKTPAIGVPMNQLKSFLNMPEDQRKFVKTAGVPLDSTNKQLIDWISSSLEINPQYKLAIKGDANTNYPKVKNLFEGLRDIEYYKFWLITSQETNK; this is encoded by the coding sequence ATGGCGAGAGTCAAACCAAAAAGACACGGTGTTGTAACAGACATGACAGCAATGTGTGATGTTACTTTCTTGCTTCTTACATTCTTTATTATGACTACTCAGTTTAAAAAGCCTGATGTAGAGCAAATTAAACCGCCAACTTCTATTTCTGAAAAATTACTTCCAGATGGGAACTTAATGACAGTTAATGTTACTCCAGACGGTAAGTTTTATTTCGCAGCTGTTGAAAACTTTAATGAAAGATCAGAGTTGCTAGACAAAATGGGAGCTAAATATGGTGTAAAATTTTCAGAAGAAGAAAAAGTAGCTTTCTTCAAAACTCCAGCAATTGGAGTTCCGATGAATCAGCTTAAGAGTTTTCTTAATATGCCTGAAGATCAAAGAAAGTTTGTAAAAACTGCGGGAGTTCCATTAGACAGTACAAATAAGCAATTAATAGATTGGATTAGTAGCAGTCTTGAAATTAATCCACAATATAAATTGGCTATTAAAGGAGATGCAAACACTAATTACCCTAAAGTAAAAAATTTATTTGAAGGGCTTAGAGATATAGAGTATTATAAGTTTTGGTTAATTACTAGCCAGGAAACTAATAAATAG
- the bshB1 gene encoding bacillithiol biosynthesis deacetylase BshB1, producing MKVDILAIGAHPDDVELGCGGTIAKLISEGKKVAIIDLTEGELGTRGTNETRAQEAATASEILGISARENLKMKDGFIINSQEYQFRIIEMIRKYQPEIVLCNAIDDRHPDHAKAAKLVSDACFLSGLVKIKTDYEGESQKFWRPKQVFHYIQWKNIEPDFVMDISGFLDKKIEACLAYKTQFYDPTSTEPMTPIATKDFLESLTYRAQDLGRLSGVEYAEGFTTEKLLAFKNFEGIIC from the coding sequence ATGAAAGTAGATATTTTAGCAATAGGAGCACATCCAGATGACGTAGAGTTAGGCTGTGGAGGAACTATAGCAAAATTAATTTCCGAAGGAAAAAAAGTAGCCATCATAGACCTTACTGAAGGTGAATTAGGAACAAGAGGAACTAATGAAACCAGAGCGCAAGAAGCGGCAACTGCATCTGAAATTTTAGGAATTTCTGCTAGAGAAAATCTTAAAATGAAAGATGGTTTTATCATCAATTCTCAAGAATATCAGTTTAGAATTATTGAAATGATTAGGAAATACCAACCAGAAATCGTGCTTTGTAATGCGATAGACGATAGACATCCTGATCATGCGAAAGCAGCAAAATTAGTTTCAGATGCGTGTTTTTTATCAGGATTGGTTAAGATAAAAACCGATTATGAAGGGGAATCTCAAAAATTTTGGAGGCCAAAACAAGTTTTCCATTACATTCAGTGGAAAAATATTGAACCGGATTTTGTAATGGATATTTCTGGTTTTCTAGACAAAAAAATTGAAGCTTGTTTAGCATATAAAACTCAGTTTTATGACCCAACTTCCACAGAACCAATGACTCCCATCGCGACAAAAGATTTCTTAGAAAGTCTAACTTATAGAGCGCAAGATTTAGGAAGATTGAGTGGAGTAGAATATGCAGAAGGTTTCACAACTGAAAAGTTATTAGCATTTAAAAATTTTGAAGGAATTATTTGTTAA
- the greA gene encoding transcription elongation factor GreA, which produces MNYVTKEGLEKMKAELELLESIERPKITQQIAEARDKGDLSENAEYDAAKEAQGLLEMKISKIKDTIANSKVIDESQLDTSKVSILCTVRLKNNATKQEQKFTLVPDNESDIKAGKISVNTPIAKGLLGKAVGETAEIVLPNGNKLSFEVLEISL; this is translated from the coding sequence ATGAATTATGTAACCAAAGAAGGTTTGGAAAAAATGAAGGCTGAGTTAGAACTACTCGAAAGCATAGAAAGACCTAAAATTACTCAACAAATCGCAGAAGCAAGAGACAAAGGAGATTTATCTGAAAATGCAGAATATGACGCCGCGAAAGAAGCGCAAGGTTTGCTAGAAATGAAAATCTCTAAAATTAAAGATACTATCGCAAACTCTAAAGTGATTGACGAAAGTCAATTAGATACTTCTAAAGTTTCTATTCTTTGTACCGTTCGTCTTAAAAATAATGCTACTAAACAAGAACAGAAATTTACATTGGTTCCCGATAATGAGTCTGACATTAAAGCAGGAAAAATTTCGGTAAATACTCCTATTGCAAAAGGATTATTAGGTAAAGCTGTAGGCGAAACTGCGGAGATTGTTTTACCAAACGGTAATAAACTTTCTTTTGAAGTTTTAGAAATTTCATTGTAA
- a CDS encoding PstS family phosphate ABC transporter substrate-binding protein: MKKTFKIFIFFISVFSVISCSQNESSRPNKGEIVIAADESFRNVTEALAERYVAHYPETKLHLKFQKEDYALMDLLKRNVRVIVMSRELTEKEKKLYEEMVDLPLKPAKFAGDAVVFVVAKDSPKNSISVQEIKKELQSDEKNIIFDGVNASNFNFVAQKLNLAPQKIKYSLIKGNKGIVEQISKFPNSIGVISLNTISNPYSREAEDLRKQIKILSVTENNIAYEPNRENIRNMKYPFTRILYFLTNEGHFGLGNGFIRFSCTQKGQIVVSKEGLQPYNIFKREVMMR, from the coding sequence ATGAAGAAGACGTTTAAGATTTTTATTTTTTTTATTTCAGTTTTTTCAGTCATTTCTTGTTCTCAAAATGAATCAAGCAGACCAAACAAAGGTGAAATAGTCATTGCTGCAGATGAATCTTTTAGAAACGTAACAGAAGCTTTGGCAGAAAGATATGTTGCGCATTATCCAGAAACTAAACTTCATCTTAAATTTCAGAAAGAAGACTATGCCTTAATGGATTTATTGAAGCGGAACGTAAGAGTTATCGTGATGTCTAGAGAACTTACAGAAAAAGAAAAAAAACTCTATGAAGAAATGGTAGATCTTCCTTTAAAGCCTGCAAAATTCGCTGGTGATGCAGTAGTATTTGTAGTTGCTAAAGATTCTCCTAAAAACTCAATTAGTGTTCAAGAAATAAAAAAAGAACTACAATCTGATGAAAAAAATATAATTTTTGACGGTGTAAATGCTAGTAATTTTAACTTTGTAGCTCAGAAATTAAATTTAGCCCCTCAAAAAATAAAATATTCACTAATTAAAGGTAATAAAGGAATTGTAGAGCAAATTAGTAAATTCCCTAATAGTATAGGGGTTATTAGTCTTAATACCATCTCGAATCCTTACTCTCGCGAAGCTGAAGATTTAAGGAAACAAATAAAAATTCTCTCTGTTACAGAAAATAATATTGCTTATGAGCCGAACAGAGAAAATATAAGAAATATGAAATATCCTTTCACCAGGATTCTTTATTTTTTAACTAATGAAGGACATTTTGGGTTAGGAAATGGTTTTATCAGATTCTCTTGCACTCAAAAAGGTCAAATAGTGGTAAGTAAAGAAGGACTTCAACCTTATAATATTTTTAAGAGAGAAGTAATGATGAGATAA
- a CDS encoding tetratricopeptide repeat protein, which yields MKYRFGLPKKIVFGATATFLLSFASAQTVSEGIINLDSHKYAKAKEIFNQMIAKSPTAENYYYLGYSYLSQFEPNFELAKENFDKGLAIDSKSYLNKIGLATIKLGKGQKASAITELTQVAKESKEKDAEVLYRIGEALTMFENNNDPALAITYINKAIEKAQKYGVPAYYYYTLGDAYRLTRDPGNAMTAYDRASEVAKNKASVFYRMATLWMAAKQYKKAEENIVKAINTDATYAPAYKAQAQYNKIFQKHEETTQSLINYTKYADEDPSTALEIAKLYFINSDFAESKATLDKVFDKVNDPIKFKLRAYLQYNENDFVNAKTNLETYYAKVEQSRIIPSDAGLEAVIYAGLASKEADAAAKAALMQKANEKLAVVKAAKDDTLDWDSEFAKASSGAAELQAKADAGPSNDNIVALKKQVAANKEDTTALFNLAMAYQEVSNWDGAALAWQKMNDLLPTWEPAYYSKGYALQQAGYKELAAVAFQKYIDVALTKTPAEQQALQETLFGAYYSVAYLLHSTDKVKANEALQKALAMKPDDKNSLLLQKELMK from the coding sequence ATGAAATATAGATTCGGACTTCCTAAAAAAATAGTTTTTGGTGCAACGGCAACTTTTCTATTAAGTTTTGCAAGCGCACAAACAGTGTCAGAAGGGATTATTAATTTAGATAGCCACAAATATGCAAAGGCTAAGGAAATTTTTAATCAGATGATTGCTAAATCACCTACTGCAGAAAACTATTATTATTTAGGATACTCATATTTAAGTCAGTTTGAACCAAATTTTGAACTAGCTAAAGAAAATTTCGATAAAGGTTTAGCAATTGATTCTAAAAGCTATCTTAATAAAATTGGTCTTGCTACCATTAAATTAGGGAAAGGTCAAAAAGCTTCAGCAATCACTGAACTTACTCAGGTTGCAAAAGAGTCTAAAGAAAAAGACGCAGAAGTTCTTTATAGAATTGGAGAAGCGCTTACCATGTTCGAAAATAACAATGATCCAGCTTTAGCCATTACTTATATCAATAAAGCAATTGAAAAAGCACAGAAATACGGTGTTCCTGCTTACTATTATTATACTTTAGGAGATGCATACAGATTAACTAGAGATCCAGGAAATGCAATGACTGCTTACGATAGAGCTTCTGAAGTTGCTAAAAATAAAGCTTCTGTTTTCTACAGAATGGCAACATTGTGGATGGCTGCTAAGCAATATAAAAAAGCAGAAGAAAATATTGTAAAAGCAATCAATACAGATGCAACTTATGCTCCAGCATATAAAGCACAAGCTCAGTATAATAAAATTTTCCAAAAACATGAGGAAACTACTCAGAGTTTGATTAATTATACAAAGTATGCAGACGAAGATCCAAGTACAGCATTAGAGATTGCGAAGTTATACTTTATTAATAGTGACTTTGCTGAATCTAAAGCGACTTTAGATAAGGTTTTTGACAAAGTAAATGATCCAATTAAGTTCAAGTTAAGAGCTTATTTACAATATAATGAAAATGATTTTGTGAATGCTAAAACTAATCTAGAAACTTATTATGCAAAAGTAGAGCAATCTAGAATCATCCCGAGTGATGCTGGTTTAGAAGCTGTGATTTATGCAGGATTAGCTTCTAAAGAAGCAGACGCTGCTGCAAAAGCCGCTTTAATGCAAAAAGCTAATGAAAAATTAGCGGTTGTAAAAGCTGCTAAAGATGATACCTTAGATTGGGATTCAGAATTTGCAAAAGCATCAAGTGGTGCTGCAGAACTTCAAGCAAAAGCAGATGCAGGTCCTTCTAATGATAATATTGTGGCTCTCAAAAAACAAGTAGCTGCTAATAAAGAAGATACTACTGCATTGTTTAATTTAGCAATGGCTTATCAAGAAGTAAGTAACTGGGATGGTGCTGCTCTAGCTTGGCAAAAGATGAATGATCTTCTTCCAACTTGGGAACCGGCTTATTATAGCAAAGGTTATGCATTACAACAAGCTGGTTATAAAGAATTAGCTGCTGTAGCTTTCCAGAAATATATAGATGTAGCATTAACTAAAACTCCAGCAGAACAACAAGCTTTACAAGAAACATTGTTTGGAGCTTACTATTCTGTAGCTTACTTGTTACACTCTACGGATAAAGTAAAAGCAAATGAAGCTTTACAAAAAGCACTGGCGATGAAACCAGACGATAAAAACTCACTTCTTTTACAAAAAGAATTAATGAAATAA
- a CDS encoding ExbD/TolR family protein → MAEVQVQEKGEKGGKVRSKKQSTKVDMTPMVDLNFLMLMFFMFTTTFSKPNVMDLGLPAKPKVDQPKPQDTQIDLTNSISLIIGKNNRIFYHQLDQAGLNEQTLQETTYDREGITKVIEQAKRNAKDVTKFTVIIKPTDDAVYKNFVDILDEMAITKSEQYGVTDIKPWEKAIYEKKVGGSTPAPAQ, encoded by the coding sequence ATGGCAGAAGTACAAGTACAAGAAAAAGGCGAAAAAGGGGGCAAAGTCCGCTCCAAAAAGCAGAGTACTAAAGTTGACATGACACCAATGGTGGACCTTAACTTTTTGATGCTAATGTTTTTTATGTTTACTACTACATTTAGTAAACCTAATGTAATGGACCTTGGGTTACCGGCAAAACCAAAAGTTGATCAACCAAAACCTCAAGATACTCAGATTGATTTAACGAATTCAATTTCGTTGATTATTGGTAAAAATAATAGAATTTTCTATCACCAGTTAGATCAAGCAGGTCTTAATGAACAGACTTTACAAGAGACTACCTATGATAGAGAAGGGATTACAAAAGTAATCGAGCAAGCAAAACGTAATGCTAAAGATGTTACTAAATTTACAGTAATTATCAAGCCTACAGATGATGCAGTATATAAAAATTTCGTAGATATTTTAGATGAAATGGCGATTACTAAGTCAGAACAATATGGTGTTACAGACATTAAGCCATGGGAAAAAGCTATCTACGAGAAAAAAGTTGGAGGTTCTACACCGGCACCAGCTCAATAA
- a CDS encoding energy transducer TonB: MENENLNYNPSLDEIVFEHRNKEYGAYDLRSSYRRILTRSMIIGTLIFCIAAITPFVVMKIKQLAAKEKTEVDANLIEILPEEQVKEEIVEKEETPPPPPPKVEEKIEILQNVVPEPVKAPKVETPPPPISEQLKTTTGLINQEGVKQTAHIPPPVQAPPKAAAVESKAPSTTEVYESVDQEAEFPGSLNSFRNKIAENFDNSAMEGGEGTLKATVTFIVERDGSISDVKASGSNSDFNSEAVRTVKSIRTKWVPAKINGQPVRQRFRLPLTMNFE; the protein is encoded by the coding sequence ATGGAAAATGAAAATTTAAATTACAATCCATCTTTAGATGAAATTGTATTTGAGCATAGAAATAAAGAATACGGTGCATATGATTTAAGATCAAGTTATAGAAGAATCTTAACAAGATCGATGATCATTGGAACTCTTATTTTCTGTATAGCAGCAATTACTCCTTTTGTAGTAATGAAAATTAAGCAATTAGCTGCTAAAGAAAAAACAGAAGTAGATGCTAACCTTATCGAAATTCTTCCTGAGGAACAAGTGAAAGAAGAGATTGTGGAAAAAGAAGAAACTCCACCACCTCCACCTCCAAAAGTAGAAGAAAAGATTGAAATTTTACAAAACGTAGTACCTGAACCAGTAAAGGCACCTAAAGTGGAAACTCCACCTCCGCCAATTTCTGAGCAGTTAAAAACTACTACAGGTCTTATTAACCAAGAAGGTGTTAAACAGACGGCACACATACCGCCGCCAGTACAGGCTCCACCAAAAGCTGCTGCAGTAGAGTCTAAAGCTCCAAGTACTACAGAGGTTTATGAATCAGTAGACCAAGAAGCAGAATTCCCTGGAAGTTTAAACTCTTTTAGAAATAAAATTGCTGAAAACTTTGATAACTCTGCAATGGAAGGAGGAGAAGGAACGCTTAAAGCTACAGTTACATTTATTGTAGAAAGAGATGGTTCAATTTCTGATGTTAAAGCATCTGGTTCTAATTCAGATTTTAATAGTGAAGCTGTAAGAACAGTGAAAAGTATTAGAACAAAATGGGTTCCTGCAAAAATTAATGGTCAACCAGTAAGACAAAGATTTAGGTTACCATTAACTATGAATTTTGAATAA
- a CDS encoding MotA/TolQ/ExbB proton channel family protein → MEMNVSTQEEQVVAKKVGGLNPAVVLPILYVIALGIYIFILGNPGNFKNEGVTGLSVAFSDVENKDLHPDSFMGIIYMGGPIVHILILFMITVIVFAIERFFVLRKAAGTGNLENFVIKVRNLLNKNKIDEAVEECDAQKGSVGNVVKEGLTTYKALANDKTLNKEQKMVALTKSIEEATTLEMPMLEKNMMILSTLGTVATLVALLGTVIGMIKSFQALGAAGGTPDAAALSIGISEALINTALGIGTSAIAIILYNFFTSKIDGLTYKIDEIGMSIQQSFAEFN, encoded by the coding sequence ATGGAAATGAATGTTTCAACACAAGAGGAGCAAGTAGTTGCTAAAAAAGTAGGAGGTCTTAATCCTGCAGTTGTTTTACCTATTCTATATGTTATAGCGTTAGGTATTTATATTTTTATTTTAGGTAATCCTGGTAACTTTAAGAACGAAGGGGTTACTGGTCTTTCAGTTGCTTTTTCTGATGTAGAGAATAAGGACTTACATCCAGATTCTTTCATGGGAATTATTTACATGGGGGGACCAATCGTTCACATTTTGATTTTATTCATGATTACTGTTATTGTTTTCGCTATTGAGCGTTTCTTCGTTCTTAGAAAAGCAGCAGGTACAGGTAACTTAGAAAACTTTGTAATTAAAGTTAGAAATTTACTTAACAAAAATAAAATTGATGAAGCAGTTGAAGAGTGTGATGCTCAAAAAGGTTCTGTAGGTAACGTAGTGAAAGAAGGTCTTACAACTTACAAGGCTTTAGCAAATGATAAAACTCTTAACAAAGAGCAAAAAATGGTAGCGCTTACTAAATCAATTGAAGAAGCTACAACTTTAGAAATGCCAATGTTAGAAAAGAACATGATGATTCTTTCTACTCTAGGTACAGTAGCTACGTTAGTTGCGTTATTAGGAACGGTAATCGGTATGATTAAGTCTTTCCAAGCTTTAGGTGCTGCTGGAGGTACTCCTGATGCTGCTGCATTATCAATCGGTATTTCTGAAGCACTTATCAACACTGCATTAGGTATTGGTACTTCAGCTATCGCTATTATTCTTTATAACTTCTTTACTTCTAAAATTGACGGACTTACATACAAAATCGACGAGATTGGTATGTCTATCCAACAATCTTTTGCAGAATTTAACTAA
- the clpX gene encoding ATP-dependent Clp protease ATP-binding subunit ClpX translates to MNPNQCSFCGRKKSEVEILISGQNGFICENCVEQAHAIVKESVHEEEFSPATSIEELKKPREIKEFLDEYVIGQDQAKKQLSIAVYNHYKRLLHNKDENKSVEIEKSNIIMVGETGTGKTLLAKTIAKQLNVPFCIVDATILTEAGYVGEDVESILSRLLMVADYDVEKAEKGIVFIDEIDKIARKSDNPSITRDVSGEGVQQGLLKLLEGSIVNVPPQGGRKHPDQKYIQVNTQNILFIAGGAFDGIKEIIERRLNKQAIGFSTDKHSKVEEESYILEKLNATDLRSFGLIPELLGRFPIVTHLDKLTKETMLRILTEPKNSIINQFVELFRLDGIKLAFTDQALEKIVDYTIDKGLGARGLRGTTEKVLEDYMYKIDEIEKDLLIDNEDIFI, encoded by the coding sequence ATGAATCCTAATCAATGCTCATTTTGCGGAAGAAAAAAATCTGAAGTTGAAATTTTAATCTCAGGACAAAATGGATTTATCTGTGAAAACTGTGTAGAGCAAGCGCATGCTATCGTAAAAGAAAGTGTACATGAAGAAGAGTTTTCGCCAGCTACCTCGATTGAAGAACTTAAAAAACCTAGAGAAATTAAAGAATTTCTAGACGAATACGTAATTGGTCAAGATCAAGCCAAAAAACAATTGTCTATAGCAGTTTATAACCATTATAAAAGACTTCTTCATAATAAAGACGAAAATAAATCTGTAGAAATTGAGAAGTCTAACATTATTATGGTAGGCGAAACAGGAACGGGGAAAACACTTTTAGCAAAAACCATTGCTAAGCAATTAAACGTTCCGTTTTGTATTGTAGATGCTACTATTTTAACAGAAGCAGGTTACGTAGGAGAGGATGTAGAAAGTATTTTGTCTAGACTTTTAATGGTGGCGGATTATGATGTTGAAAAGGCGGAAAAAGGAATTGTTTTTATCGACGAAATTGATAAAATTGCCAGAAAATCAGACAATCCGAGTATTACCAGAGATGTTTCTGGTGAAGGGGTTCAACAAGGTTTATTGAAGCTTCTAGAAGGAAGTATTGTAAATGTTCCACCACAAGGAGGAAGAAAACATCCTGACCAAAAATACATTCAAGTAAACACTCAAAATATTTTATTTATTGCAGGTGGAGCATTTGATGGAATTAAAGAAATCATCGAGAGAAGACTCAATAAGCAAGCGATAGGTTTCAGTACAGATAAACATTCTAAAGTAGAAGAAGAAAGCTATATTTTAGAAAAATTAAATGCTACAGATTTAAGAAGTTTCGGGCTTATTCCTGAATTATTAGGTAGATTTCCTATTGTTACTCATTTGGATAAACTGACCAAAGAAACAATGCTTAGAATCCTTACAGAACCTAAAAATTCTATCATTAATCAATTTGTTGAACTTTTTAGGTTAGACGGCATAAAACTTGCATTTACGGATCAAGCTCTTGAAAAAATTGTAGACTATACCATTGACAAGGGTTTAGGAGCAAGAGGTCTTAGAGGTACTACTGAGAAGGTTCTCGAGGATTATATGTACAAAATAGATGAAATAGAAAAAGACTTACTCATTGATAATGAGGATATTTTTATATAA
- a CDS encoding HIT family protein, producing MSSIFTKIVNGEIPCYKIAEDENYLAFLDVMPLAKGHTLVIPKKEVDLIFDLESEDFKNLWGFAQQVAKKVGTAMPCVRVGVAVIGLEVPHAHIHLVPMNTMQDLNFGNERLKLSSEEYQEIQNKIINS from the coding sequence ATGAGTTCTATATTCACCAAAATTGTAAACGGAGAAATCCCTTGCTACAAAATCGCTGAAGACGAAAATTATTTGGCTTTTTTAGATGTAATGCCATTAGCTAAAGGTCATACTCTTGTGATTCCTAAGAAAGAAGTAGATTTAATCTTTGATTTAGAATCAGAAGATTTTAAAAATCTCTGGGGATTTGCTCAACAAGTAGCCAAAAAAGTTGGAACAGCGATGCCTTGTGTAAGAGTAGGAGTGGCTGTGATAGGATTAGAAGTTCCTCATGCACACATTCATTTGGTTCCCATGAATACCATGCAAGACCTTAATTTTGGAAACGAAAGGCTGAAACTTTCATCAGAAGAATATCAAGAAATTCAAAATAAAATAATTAACTCTTAA